GGTACGGGCAGCCTGAGGAAATTGCGCAGGCCGTGACGTTTCTGGCCAGTGACCTTGCCAGCTACATTACAGGCCAGGTCCTGTACGTGGATGGTGGCTTCAAGATGGCTTAGAATTCCGAAGCCAACCCCTGAGTGCGAGCTCTCTGGAGTAAACTCACGGGTTTGACGTTAATTACGGAACCAGCGTGCCGTCGCGCACGCCGATATGGAGTAGCTCATGGCTGAAGAAGTCATTACCAAAGAAGAAATCATGGCGGTGTTCCCGACCGTCCAGAAAACCATGGCGGATGCCCTCGGTTGTGATGAGGAAGACATTGAGCTTGACGTGTCGCTCATCGAAGGTCTGGATGCCGAATCCATCGATTTTCTGGATATGGTGTTTCGCCTTGAGCGCGCGTTCAAGGTCAAGGTCCCGCGCGGCAAGATTATCGAGGATGTCCGCGGTGACATGCCCGTTGAAGAGTTTGAGCAAAATGGTGTGCTGACCGAAAAGGGTCTGATTCGTCTGAAAGAGTATCTCTCCGAGATCCCGGACGATCGATTCTCTTCGCCCATGCGCGTCGACCAGATCGCCCGTCTGTACACACCAGAAACATTCTGCAAGATGATCATCCGCGCACAACGTGCGGCTGCCAGGTAATTCGGCTGGCACCCGTGTGGGTGCATTTGCCGATTTGCTCATGTTGAGAGGTTGAATGACGCAATCTGCCAGTGCTGGTCCGAGCCGCTTCGCCGCGTTCTCTTTTGTTGATCGCATTACGCTGATCGATGGTCTCAGGCGGGTGACGGGAACATATACGATCCCCGCGGATGTGACTGTGTTTCCCGTCAGCCTGGTGGCGGAAGCCATCGGCCAGTTGGCTGCCTGGGTGGCCATGTCGCACGTGGCTTTCACCCGTCGTCCTGTCGCCGCACTGGCCGGAGCGACTGAAGTGCATTCGCTTCCTGTTGCAGGCCAAAGGCTTGACCTTGAGGTCGACATCGACAGTTGCGACGAGGATGCTATCGTCTATCGAGGTCGTGCCAGTGTGGATGGTACGCCGGTCCTCACGCTGTCCGACACGCTCGGATCGATGCTCGATACCGATCAGTTTGATGATCCTGCCAGGCTTGCTGCAGACTTCGATGTCCTGACAGACCAGGGGTGTGCGTCCGGACGGTTCAAGGGTGTGGAGCCACCAGCCTTGCAGACAACGGTGCACGAGCCGGGAGTGCGTGTGGAGTCCGAGCTTCGCGTTCCGGACCATGCGGACTTTTTTGAAGATCACTTTCCGCGCAAACCTGTCTACCCTGCGACCCTGCTGCTCAACGCCATGATGCAGCAGGCCAGTCTGCTTGCCGCAGATGTGATGGCTGGCTCTTTGCAGGTGCAACGCATCACCCATGTCAAGGTGCGCGCGTTTACGGAGCCGGGCACACAGTTGACGCTGTTTGCAGAGTCTCCGAAGGCTGTCGATGATGATTCAGGTCTGTGGGTATTCAAAGTTGGTGCAGTCAACGCTGGACGTACGATCGCGGGTGCACGCATATTTTTCAGATCCGCTTCGAAGGCAGCGACCAAATCGCCTTCACCGTGATCGTCAGATCAACCCACACTTCAATCGACTCTTTAACCACTACCGAGGCCGTCTGCCATGACAGCAAAAACCAGGGTAGCGATCACCGGGATTGGTCTGGTGACGCCTGCAGGACACGATGTGCAATCGACCTGGAGCCGGCTCAAGGCTGCTCGCAGTTGCGCTGCACCGATCAGCATCTTTGACGCGTCGGGCTTCTCGACACGTATCGCAGCTGAGGTCCCGGATATCGACAAACTGCCCGATATCGATGACCGCAAGCTTCTCAAATACGCGAGCCGTGCGCACCGTTTTGCACTGGCTGCTGCAGATCAGGCGCTGGCAGATGCCGGTATCCGGCCCTCATCCGGTGATGCCGGTCGCTGGGGGTGTGTGGTGGGTGCGGGCATGATGTCGGTGGCACACGACGAGATCGCAGCGGTTCAGCGAGATGCTGCCGTTGACGGAGAACTCAATGCGAGTGCCTTGCTTCAGGTCCCGGTGGCCAACGACGTCATGGCGTTCAGTCGCAGTCTGTCGACTGCTGGCATCAGTCTGCTGCTGCGTCGCTACGGCATCCGTGGTTACGCGTCGACCGTTCATACCGCATGTGCGTCCGGTGGACAGGCCGTCGGCACGGCGTTGAGACTGATCCGCAGAGGCGTGGCGGATTGTGTGCTGACAGGCGGATTTGACTCGATGATTTCTCCGGTTGGCCTGTCCGGATTTTGCTTGCTGTCAGCTGTTTCGCCAGACAATGACAATCCGCAACGAGCCAGTCGGCCGTTTGATGTGACACGCAACGGTTTCGTGCTTGGAGAGGGGGCCGGCTTTCTGGTGCTGGAGTCGTGGGAGCGTGCTGTTGCGCGTGGCGCAACCATTTATGCCGAGCTTGCGGGGGATGGCAACTCCCTGTCGTCCTACCGGATCACGGACTCCCATCCTTCCGGGGATGGACCGATCCAGTCCATGCAGCGAGCGATGGCTGATGCCGGTGCCAGTATCGAGGATTTTGATTATCTGAATGCACACGGGACTTCAACACCGATGAATGATCGCAGCGAATGCGCAGCGGTCAGGGCTGTGTTTGGCGATTACGCTGACCAGATTTCTGTCAGTTCCACCAAAAGTGTGATGGGGCACCTGATCGCGGCGGCCGGCGCGGTCGAGGCTGCCATTTGCGCCATGGCAATCAGGCAAGGGTGCATGCCGCCCAACGCGAACCTTCAGCAAGTTGATCCGGATTGTGATGTGAACATCGTTCGTGATGAGCCCCGACACGCGAGAATACGGATGGCGATGTCCAACTCTCTTGGTTTCGGTGGAAGTAACAGTTCGCTTGCTTTCAGACATCCTGAAGAGACAGCGGCCTTGATCGCACGGGGGTTGTAAACATGACCAGACTAGTGATTACGGGATCGGCCGCCATTTGTGGCGCAGGCCAGACACCTGCGGAGATTGTCGACTCCTTGTTGACAGGAAAACCTGCGATTGCGCCGATTGAGTCGTGGGACACCGCGGGGTGGCCATGCACAGTGGCCTCGACGGTACACCATTACAACGGCGGAAAGCTGCTCGGTGACCGCAAGCTTGTGAAGCTCGTGCGGCGCTCGGACGTATTTGGGATCTATGCGGGCGATCAGGCCATTTCCCAGGCCGGGCTGAGCGAGTATCGCCAGACGCTTGAGGAGCGTGCAGCACTGGAGTTTGCCGATTCGACTGGTTGCTACGTCGGATCGGGTGGTGGTGCATTCGAAGTGAATTACGATTACTTTCCGTTGATGGCAGAGACTGGCGCGGACATGCAGGCGTTTGGTCAGGAACTGTCCAGTATGGTCAATCCGATGTGGCTTCTGCGCTCGTTGCCTAACAATGTGTTGTGTCACATCAGCATTCGACACCAACTCAAAGGTGTCAACGGTTGTATCACCAATCACACAACCAGCGGCATGCTTGCGCTGATCGAGTCTGCGTGGGCCTTGCGCGAGGGTGAGGCCGAGCGGGTAGTGGCGATTGCTCACGATGCCCCGGTCGAACCCCAGACACTCCTCTATCTTCACCGGGTCGGTTTGCTGGCCAGTGAGCATGCCACGCCGTTTGATCGTCGCCATGCGGGATGTTTGCTCGGCGAGGGTGCGGGATCGATGGTGCTGGAAACCGAAACCTCTGCGCTTGAGCGGGGGCTACGATCCTGGGTGAGTATCTGGGCGGTGGTGACTGCACTGAGGGTGAGAGTCTCTTTGATGTGCGCGAAGACGGTGACGGTGTGCGTCGAAGCATAGTGAGTGCCCTCCATGACGCTGGCGTTGCGTTTGAGGACATTGGACTCATCGTTTCGCACGGTAATGGCACGCCCGCGTCAGATCGTTCAGAGGCGGTCGCATTGAGATCGATATTTGGGGATGCCATGCCCCCGGTGACATCAGTCAAATGGTCTGCCGGACACCTTTTTGGGGCGGCTGCATTGCTTGACCTGGCAGTCGGACTGGAGTGTGCTCGCAGACAAGTAGTGCCGGGTATTGGTAACCTTGAGCAGATAGCGCCGGGGTGCGAGGGAATCAATGTCAGTGCGGCTTCGCGTTCAGCTGCGTCCGGGATCGTGCTGGTGATTTCCCGCGGTTTTGGGGGTACCAATTCGGCGGTCCTGTTACGAGCTGTCTGATTCAGGGCACCTCGATTCACCCGGATGGTACGCCTGCGATGGTAGATGTGACGGGCTGGTATGTTGACTCATGTCAACGACGCAAGGAGTTTAGCGGTGGGAGAGTTCATATCATCTCGTCAAACCTGCTCCGGGATTGAGAACGAGTACAGGCTGCCATTGGACCGTGAAGAAGCCTTGAGGTACCTGGATTCCAGTGAGTCTGACAGGGCTGACCGGAGATCAAGGGCAAACAATTCGTCTGACCCGGCGGGTTTTCTTGCTGCCGAGCTTGCGCTGCAAAAGCTTTGTCTGGAAGTAATGGCAACGGACGCTCGCGCAGAGCGTATCTGTGAGTCAGATTTTCTGGTCGAATCGCTACAAAGTAACCAGATCAACCTGAGATTGAGCGGTCGGGCGCGGCGAGCTTTAAATCATCACCTTCTAGAGAGTATTTCTGCTCGCATCGAGGAGGATGGCCAAACTTTGGTGGTCGTGCCCGTAGAAATGTCGTTGCCGGTCACTCGTGCAGGGCGATTCATTGGACGATTCCTGCCGTACCGCAGAAAGGTGATCGAGCAGGGCATGCGACGTGTGTATGGCGAACGCGTCAGTTCTGAGCGTCTGCATCAGCTCATGCTGGCCCATTACAGCCATCTTGCAACGCTTTTATGGGAGCTGCTGGTTTTCCGGTTCAAGTCTGTTGATGAGCGTGCGGCCAAGGTCCGCGTGCAAGGCGAACAGATGATCATCGAGGCCTTTGAGGCCGGCAAGGGCATGCTGATCCTGACGGGTCATTTCGGTAATTTCGAGGTCTCGACGGTATCAGGCATCGAGCATTTCCCTCTGGCGAAAGGTAGGATTCATTTTTTGCGTCGACCAATCAAACCCAGGTGGTTGAGTGACTTTCTGACGCGTCGCTTTAACAGGGCCGGGTTCGGAGTGATTGGCAGGCGAGGGTCGCTTGAAGAAATCGTGAACCGGTTGGAGTCAGGCGAAGCGATCGTCTTTCCGTTTGATCAGTACGCTCACAAGCCAGATGGCATCAGTGTTCCACTTTTTGGTGTGCCGACCGGGACCTACAAGAGTATGGCCGTGCTGGCGATGGCTACTGGCGCACCGGTGATATCCGGATCCTCCTGGCGTGAGCCAGATGGTTCGCATGTACTCAAGTTCTGGGGGGCGCTCGAGCCTGTTCAGGACGAAGACGTGGGTAAGGAAATCTCTCGAAACACAGAGATGTACAACCGCGAGCTCGAGCGAATGATTCTGTACAAGCCCGAGCAATGGTGGTGGGTGCACCGTCGCTGGAAGAACGCGCCTGCAGTCTGAATACCTGTATGGCGCTGCACCGGATCCGGCAAGTACGTTTCGCTACGGTGTCACACTGTTAATTGCGCGGCTTCAGTTGCTGTTGTTCTGCTCGTGCTTGTTGTAAAGAAATCCACCTAGTGCGCCCACTGCGGCACCGCCGACAGCACCCCAGATGGCATCACCGCCTGCCAGTGCTGTGATACCTGCGCCGGCTGCGGCACCAATTGCACCGCCAGAGAGCTCTCGCTGCTGGGCTGTTGTCATGTTCGAGCAACCGCTGACGGCGACTGCTGCAACGACAGAAAGCGCGATCAAAGATCTTTTAAGAGTAGTCATGATGTCTGTCCGTATGTGATTCAGTCGTGGCCGGTTCAGGATTTGCAGGGAAACGCACTAGCGAGGTAGCGCAGCAAAGTGTCAGCTGCAGACCTGTCTGCGTACTGGGGATGCTTTTCTGTCCATGCCAGAAAGTCTGTCATGGTCTGTTTGCGAGATGGGCTCTGGCCTTTGAAACAGATGAACTCCGGATTGCGTGAAGGGTGGCGGCTCATGGAATACGTGTCAAAGACACCTTGAGCAAAGCCATGACAAAAAGCCTGGTCTGCCGTGCTGGCGGAATTCTGGCAAGCAGAAACCAGGGCCTTTGTCGTGATCACGGTCGGCGTTGTTTGTGCGTTCACAGTGCTCATGGCCAAGGCGGCCAGGCTTGCAGCAATCAGTGCAGTCTTCATGTGGGTCTCCAAAGTGGACGTTCCTGATTCTATACAGATCCAATCTGGATGCGAAGAACATTTTTGAATCACATGATCATGCTCATCAAACCTGACATCCAGGCGCCTCATGCCTTCTTTTCGCAAGTAGACTGCCGTAGGGCAAGACGTGCTTTGAAATCGGTTTGACCGTGTCAGACTGTCGCGGGCGTTTGCGGGTATCTCAGCGCGAGCACCTCGGCACCGGAACTGCCAGCTGTCAGCCCGGGACGGTCTTGCTCTGCATCCAGGAAGCAACAGGACCATCCGGGAAGCACCTTGTCATTGATTTCGATGCTGCCTGCAGTGACCAGCAGAGTGACGCCTTTTCCGGCAGCCGGATCCATGCATTGTGCTGATCCACCCGGAGCGATCCGGTAGAGGATCACAGCGAGCCCATCCGGGTCATCGCGATACGTTTCACTGTTTGTTTCAGTGCGGTTGGCCAGCTCGTCTTCATCGCTGATTGCGATCTGATCGACGATCACATTACGGCGCTTGCCAGGACGCATCTGGTCCTTGGCTGCCGGGAGATACTGCGCGCCTGTCTCGTCCGCACTGGCTCGAAACGTGAAGTATGACAGGCCCTGGTCGCCGGGCTCAATTGGACCGTACCCGGTACAGGCAGCAGAAAAATGGACACTCAAGGGGGCGAGCGCGTGTCGGCCCAGCAGACCACTTCCCGCTGCCACGACCTGAAACTGATCGACAAAGTGAAAATGTGGGTGCACGGTTGCGCCGGCTTCCTGCTGGATCAGGAACGCCTGCGGCGCACGCTTTTCGCCGGGAGCCGGATCGATGTAAGTTACGTCGGATCGGTCAGGCAGAAGAGAGGATGAACTGGGCGGTGACGGAGGCGGGCCAAAGTAAACGCTACGCCAAATGTTCTTGCCGTCTGTGGTCGTGCGCGCAAACCGGCTCTGGACGGCTTGATCGTATGTAACTGCCAACATGTGAGCTCTCCCGCAATTTCAACAGTATTAAGGGACGTGTCAAGGGACTTAAGTGCGTTTCCAGTAATAGCACAATAACGGGCTAACAGACACGCAGCGGTGAATCGGCCTTGACTCAGTGTATGTTGGCTGGGCGCTATTGCTTCGGGATCTCTGCCGGACCCACAAAGCCCGGCCATGCTGCCATTTCAAACTCGTCTACACCGGACGCATCGAGCGTATGGGTCCCACTTCAGTGTCGGTGCAGGTTTCTTTGTGCTGGCAGCGAGTGCAGGCTTTTCTTCGTTCTGAAGAAGAGGGCTGGTCCTCAGAAATGTATCGAACGCGAAAATGGGGCACAGAAGGCTGAGCTTGCACAGACAAGCACTCTTGGGGTGCCAGAAGGGACTTGCCTATGGCGTGTGGTACTGGATGATGATCAGACAACGTTGTGAACCGGTACTCCGGAGAACAAGAAGCAGAAAGCCAGACATGGATCATGTCTGGCTTTCTAAACGCAACTTGAACGGCCCTGTTTCAGGCTGTCATCGCGGTACCTGCGTTGCCATGATTGCGAA
This sequence is a window from Orrella marina. Protein-coding genes within it:
- a CDS encoding acyl carrier protein, which encodes MAEEVITKEEIMAVFPTVQKTMADALGCDEEDIELDVSLIEGLDAESIDFLDMVFRLERAFKVKVPRGKIIEDVRGDMPVEEFEQNGVLTEKGLIRLKEYLSEIPDDRFSSPMRVDQIARLYTPETFCKMIIRAQRAAAR
- a CDS encoding beta-ketoacyl-[acyl-carrier-protein] synthase family protein — protein: MTAKTRVAITGIGLVTPAGHDVQSTWSRLKAARSCAAPISIFDASGFSTRIAAEVPDIDKLPDIDDRKLLKYASRAHRFALAAADQALADAGIRPSSGDAGRWGCVVGAGMMSVAHDEIAAVQRDAAVDGELNASALLQVPVANDVMAFSRSLSTAGISLLLRRYGIRGYASTVHTACASGGQAVGTALRLIRRGVADCVLTGGFDSMISPVGLSGFCLLSAVSPDNDNPQRASRPFDVTRNGFVLGEGAGFLVLESWERAVARGATIYAELAGDGNSLSSYRITDSHPSGDGPIQSMQRAMADAGASIEDFDYLNAHGTSTPMNDRSECAAVRAVFGDYADQISVSSTKSVMGHLIAAAGAVEAAICAMAIRQGCMPPNANLQQVDPDCDVNIVRDEPRHARIRMAMSNSLGFGGSNSSLAFRHPEETAALIARGL
- a CDS encoding beta-ketoacyl synthase N-terminal-like domain-containing protein; the protein is MTRLVITGSAAICGAGQTPAEIVDSLLTGKPAIAPIESWDTAGWPCTVASTVHHYNGGKLLGDRKLVKLVRRSDVFGIYAGDQAISQAGLSEYRQTLEERAALEFADSTGCYVGSGGGAFEVNYDYFPLMAETGADMQAFGQELSSMVNPMWLLRSLPNNVLCHISIRHQLKGVNGCITNHTTSGMLALIESAWALREGEAERVVAIAHDAPVEPQTLLYLHRVGLLASEHATPFDRRHAGCLLGEGAGSMVLETETSALERGLRSWVSIWAVVTALRVRVSLMCAKTVTVCVEA
- a CDS encoding lysophospholipid acyltransferase family protein, which gives rise to MGEFISSRQTCSGIENEYRLPLDREEALRYLDSSESDRADRRSRANNSSDPAGFLAAELALQKLCLEVMATDARAERICESDFLVESLQSNQINLRLSGRARRALNHHLLESISARIEEDGQTLVVVPVEMSLPVTRAGRFIGRFLPYRRKVIEQGMRRVYGERVSSERLHQLMLAHYSHLATLLWELLVFRFKSVDERAAKVRVQGEQMIIEAFEAGKGMLILTGHFGNFEVSTVSGIEHFPLAKGRIHFLRRPIKPRWLSDFLTRRFNRAGFGVIGRRGSLEEIVNRLESGEAIVFPFDQYAHKPDGISVPLFGVPTGTYKSMAVLAMATGAPVISGSSWREPDGSHVLKFWGALEPVQDEDVGKEISRNTEMYNRELERMILYKPEQWWWVHRRWKNAPAV
- a CDS encoding glycine zipper domain-containing protein, translating into MTTLKRSLIALSVVAAVAVSGCSNMTTAQQRELSGGAIGAAAGAGITALAGGDAIWGAVGGAAVGALGGFLYNKHEQNNSN
- a CDS encoding Rap1a/Tai family immunity protein, with translation MKTALIAASLAALAMSTVNAQTTPTVITTKALVSACQNSASTADQAFCHGFAQGVFDTYSMSRHPSRNPEFICFKGQSPSRKQTMTDFLAWTEKHPQYADRSAADTLLRYLASAFPCKS